One window of Marinomonas primoryensis genomic DNA carries:
- the pepN gene encoding aminopeptidase N has protein sequence MKESQPSAIFLKDYKVPPFLIDKTELTFDLDEATTIVTSRLHMRRNPAFGKSTAPLVLDGGEDVKLIGVAMDDYSLPPEEYRISEGKLIITATADKFVFTCETLLEPQNNTRLEGLYRSSSMFCTQCEAEGFRHITYYLDRPDVMSVFTTTIIADESRYPVLLSNGNEVERSKTDDGKTLVVWHDPFPKPAYLFALVAGDLAVKNDVFTTQSKRDVKLQIFTETHNIDKVGYAMEALKRSMRWDEEAYGREYDLDIFMIVAVDDFNMGAMENKGLNIFNSSCLLASPETTTDDSYLRVEAIVAHEYFHNWSGNRVTCRDWFQLSLKEGFTVFRDQTFSADMHSETVKRVEDVSFLKTAQFAEDAGPMAHPVRPASFIEISNFYTLTVYEKGAEIVRMIHTLLGKEEFRAGSDLYFNRHDGQAVTCDDFVAAMQDASGVDLTQFKRWYSQAGTPIVTVTDTFDAETGIYRLTMKQDTPATPGQPTKLPLHIPIRVGLLDELGNALSATVDNVNSEDHVLHLISNEQVFEFAGLTARPVPSLLRGFSAPVKLRYDYAPANLLLLMSADSDGFNRWSAAQQLAVNELNTLIKQSIDGETLSVNSQLAHGFKALLSDASLDPAMVALVLALPSQAYLSELANPIYPAAIKQARQYLKAQLANTLAEDFERVYREHSISGEYQATAEDIAHRSLKNMALSYWVETKDETAHRIVSEQFQSANNMTDQFSALSIAVNSQHEKAAELLAAFYEQWKDEPLVVNKWLMLTASQEHDAALATVKGLMEHPAFDLKNPNKVRSVLGGFGQSMSGFHKEDGSGYRFLADQIILLNKRNPQIASRLCTPLTRWKKLQPELSVKMKAELERILSEELSKDVYEVVSKSLA, from the coding sequence ATGAAAGAGAGTCAACCTTCAGCGATTTTTTTAAAAGACTATAAAGTTCCTCCTTTTCTAATTGATAAAACCGAACTGACATTTGATCTAGATGAAGCGACGACAATCGTGACGTCACGGTTGCACATGCGACGTAATCCTGCGTTTGGAAAATCGACAGCGCCACTCGTTCTAGACGGTGGTGAAGATGTGAAGTTGATCGGTGTCGCCATGGATGATTATTCATTGCCACCTGAAGAATACAGAATCAGCGAAGGCAAACTGATTATTACGGCCACCGCAGATAAGTTTGTTTTTACCTGTGAAACCTTACTTGAACCACAAAATAATACCCGCCTTGAAGGACTATACCGCTCATCTTCTATGTTTTGTACTCAATGTGAAGCGGAAGGTTTTCGTCACATAACTTACTATTTAGATCGCCCAGATGTGATGTCTGTATTCACGACCACGATTATTGCAGACGAATCACGCTATCCTGTTTTGTTGTCTAACGGCAATGAAGTTGAGCGTAGTAAGACAGACGACGGAAAAACGCTTGTTGTATGGCATGACCCTTTCCCTAAACCCGCTTATCTTTTTGCTTTAGTCGCTGGTGATCTTGCAGTAAAAAACGATGTATTTACAACGCAAAGTAAACGCGATGTAAAGCTACAGATTTTCACTGAGACCCATAATATCGACAAAGTGGGTTACGCTATGGAAGCGCTTAAGCGTTCTATGCGTTGGGATGAAGAGGCTTATGGTCGTGAGTACGATTTAGATATTTTTATGATCGTTGCGGTCGATGATTTCAATATGGGTGCGATGGAGAATAAAGGGTTAAACATATTTAACTCTTCTTGTTTGTTAGCGAGCCCAGAAACAACAACAGACGACAGTTACCTTCGTGTAGAAGCCATTGTCGCTCATGAATATTTCCATAACTGGTCTGGTAATCGTGTTACTTGCCGAGATTGGTTTCAGTTAAGTTTGAAAGAAGGTTTTACCGTTTTCCGTGATCAAACTTTCTCAGCCGATATGCATTCAGAAACCGTCAAAAGGGTGGAAGATGTTTCCTTCCTTAAAACGGCGCAGTTTGCTGAAGATGCAGGTCCTATGGCGCACCCAGTACGTCCAGCGTCGTTTATTGAAATTTCAAATTTTTATACGCTAACAGTGTATGAGAAGGGCGCTGAAATAGTGCGTATGATCCATACTTTGTTGGGAAAAGAGGAATTCCGCGCTGGGTCTGATCTGTACTTTAACCGTCATGATGGGCAAGCCGTGACCTGTGATGACTTTGTTGCCGCGATGCAAGATGCTTCTGGTGTTGACCTTACTCAATTCAAGCGCTGGTATTCTCAAGCGGGTACACCGATTGTAACGGTGACGGATACGTTTGATGCAGAAACTGGCATTTATCGTTTGACAATGAAGCAAGATACGCCAGCAACGCCGGGCCAACCAACCAAGCTACCATTGCATATTCCTATACGTGTTGGTTTATTGGATGAGTTGGGGAACGCGTTATCAGCAACAGTCGACAATGTGAATTCAGAAGATCATGTTTTACATTTAATTTCTAATGAACAAGTATTCGAGTTTGCCGGACTGACAGCGCGTCCTGTACCGTCTTTATTACGAGGTTTTTCCGCTCCCGTCAAACTTCGATATGACTATGCCCCAGCAAACTTATTGCTATTGATGTCGGCTGATTCTGATGGTTTCAATCGTTGGAGTGCTGCGCAACAATTGGCCGTTAATGAGTTAAATACGTTGATCAAGCAATCGATTGACGGTGAAACTTTATCGGTGAATTCTCAGTTAGCACATGGCTTTAAAGCATTATTAAGTGATGCAAGTTTAGATCCTGCGATGGTGGCGTTAGTGCTGGCTTTACCAAGCCAGGCGTACCTTTCAGAGTTGGCAAATCCTATTTACCCTGCGGCAATTAAACAAGCACGCCAATATTTAAAAGCTCAGCTAGCAAATACGTTGGCCGAAGACTTTGAACGCGTTTATCGAGAGCACAGTATTTCAGGTGAGTACCAGGCGACAGCTGAAGACATCGCACATCGGTCGCTGAAAAATATGGCCTTATCTTACTGGGTTGAAACAAAAGATGAGACTGCTCATCGAATTGTTTCAGAGCAATTCCAGTCGGCTAATAACATGACAGATCAGTTTTCCGCGCTGTCCATCGCCGTGAATTCACAACATGAAAAGGCGGCCGAGTTATTGGCTGCTTTTTATGAGCAATGGAAAGATGAGCCTTTAGTGGTCAATAAATGGTTAATGCTGACCGCGAGTCAAGAACACGATGCGGCATTGGCAACGGTGAAAGGGTTAATGGAACATCCTGCTTTTGATCTAAAAAATCCTAATAAAGTACGCTCTGTATTAGGTGGGTTTGGTCAAAGTATGTCTGGCTTCCATAAAGAGGATGGGAGTGGTTATCGCTTTTTGGCCGATCAGATTATCTTATTAAATAAGAGAAATCCGCAAATTGCTTCCAGACTTTGCACACCTCTAACACGATGGAAGAAACTACAGCCGGAATTAAGTGTAAAAATGAAAGCGGAACTGGAACGTATTCTGTCGGAAGAGTTATCTAAAGATGTTTATGAGGTTGTCTCTAAAAGTCTTGCTTAA
- a CDS encoding cyclic nucleotide-binding domain-containing protein, with protein sequence MKTVLAKNTQYDISSSHLKEGSIFGALSDSSIMFLLENGVLHQASKGDEIFTYGSKGTSFHTVLYGTLDFYKQHDEKKTRTRTIQFGEAIGFVSMIALHERVGNLYALEDCLLLEISSQLFSDLHDKYPFDFGILLMNLSRDMARTIRVLSNSLVENDVVVKED encoded by the coding sequence ATGAAAACCGTCTTAGCAAAAAACACACAGTACGACATATCTTCTTCACATTTGAAAGAAGGCTCAATATTTGGCGCCTTGTCAGATTCTTCCATCATGTTTTTATTGGAAAATGGCGTGTTACATCAAGCCAGTAAAGGGGATGAAATATTTACTTACGGCAGTAAAGGTACTAGTTTCCATACTGTACTTTATGGAACTCTGGACTTTTATAAACAACACGACGAAAAAAAGACACGAACCCGCACCATTCAATTCGGAGAAGCTATTGGCTTTGTCTCCATGATAGCCCTGCATGAACGCGTTGGTAACCTATACGCCTTAGAAGACTGTTTGTTACTTGAAATTTCAAGCCAATTATTTAGTGACCTTCATGACAAATACCCTTTTGATTTTGGCATATTACTGATGAATTTATCGCGAGATATGGCCAGAACGATTCGGGTATTGAGTAATTCACTGGTTGAAAATGATGTAGTGGTTAAAGAAGACTAG
- the metH gene encoding methionine synthase: protein MVKSDSYSIIEKRLAENVLILDGAMGTMIQAYKLEEQDYRGDRFEDWNSDVKGNNDLLSLTQPKIIKDIYSAYLAAGADIIETNTFNANYISMLDYGMESLSYELNFESARLAREAADAFTSKNPNKPRFVAGAVGPTSRTCTISPDVNDPGFRNVHFDELVEAYTTAVDGLVKGGVDLILIETIFDTLNAKAAIYAVLDYFEKTGVRYPIMISGTITDASGRTLSGQTTEAFWNSISHAKPISVGLNCALGPKELRQYIEELSRIADTHVSAHPNAGLPNAFGEYDESPDEMLEEIQGWVDAGFLNIIGGCCGTAPSHIETFATAFADAIPRVIPTIEKACRLSGLEPFNIDGSNLFVNVGERTNVTGSAMFKRLIKEGDFDTALSVARQQVENGAQIIDINMDEGMLDSQAAMERFLKLIASEPDISRVPIMLDSSKWEILEAGLKWVQGKGVVNSISMKEGEENFKEQARKLMKYGAAVIVMAFDSDGQADTRARKIEICRRSYHILVDEVGFPPEDIIFDPNIFAIATGIEEHNRYALDFIEATGDITRELPYAKVSGGVSNVSFSFRGNNPVREAIHTVFLYHAIQQGMTMGIVNAGQLALYEDIPIKLRNAVEDAVLNRTPDATDNLLAMAGEFAGTGEVAEKETQEWRSLPVSERLSHALVKGITDFIDEDTEEARLAFDRPLEVIEGPLMDGMSIVGDLFGAGKMFLPQVVKSARVMKKAVAFLMPYIEEEKARNMDTGSSSNGKIVMATVKGDVHDIGKNIVGVVLQCNNFEVIDLGVMVPAEKILRTAKEVGADMIGLSGLITPSLDEMVHVAKEMERQGFELPVMIGGATTSKAHTAVKIEQNYKRNQVVHVTNASRSVGVASALLSKDKERRQKFVDEIKADYEKTRIRYKDRVKAGRRVSLSKARLNKAPIEFSGAIVTPKKVGLTVLTEKDIDFEVVKKYIDWTPFFQTWELAGAYPRILTDAVVGVEATRVFADALEMLDEVIATKCLQARAVVGVFPANQVNDDDIELYADESRTEVIEKLSFLRIQNELTAPGKYNHSLSDFVAPKDSGVADYMGAFACAAGFGIDPLVAKYEADYDDYNSIMIKAVADRLAEATAEYLHEKVRKEIWGYAAAEDLTNEQLIKEKYQGIRPAPGYPACPDHTEKAKLWTLLDVKNNIDMDITESFAMLPTAAVSGWYFAHPDATYFGVGKIGPDQVDSYAERKGMSKDDAERWLAPNLGYDPEDDRV from the coding sequence GTGGTAAAGTCCGATTCGTATTCTATTATTGAGAAACGACTAGCTGAAAATGTATTAATCCTTGATGGTGCCATGGGCACCATGATCCAAGCGTATAAATTAGAAGAGCAGGATTACCGTGGCGATCGTTTTGAAGATTGGAACAGTGACGTAAAAGGCAATAATGACCTATTGTCCCTGACTCAACCTAAAATCATTAAAGACATTTATTCAGCTTATCTTGCCGCTGGCGCGGACATTATTGAAACCAACACCTTTAACGCCAACTATATTTCCATGCTGGATTACGGCATGGAATCGCTTAGCTACGAGCTTAATTTTGAATCGGCTCGTTTGGCACGTGAAGCCGCAGATGCGTTCACTAGCAAGAATCCAAACAAACCTCGTTTTGTGGCAGGTGCTGTTGGGCCAACCAGCCGTACGTGTACCATTTCACCGGATGTAAATGATCCAGGCTTTCGTAATGTACATTTCGATGAGCTAGTTGAGGCATATACAACAGCGGTCGATGGATTGGTCAAGGGTGGTGTTGATCTTATTCTGATTGAAACCATATTTGATACCTTGAACGCCAAAGCTGCGATTTATGCCGTATTGGACTATTTCGAAAAAACCGGTGTGCGTTATCCCATCATGATTTCTGGCACCATTACCGATGCCTCAGGCCGAACGCTTTCTGGGCAAACGACTGAAGCGTTTTGGAATTCTATTTCGCATGCAAAACCTATTTCCGTCGGATTAAACTGTGCGTTAGGGCCAAAAGAGTTACGCCAATATATAGAAGAGCTATCTCGTATTGCTGACACCCATGTGTCAGCTCACCCCAATGCTGGCTTGCCAAATGCTTTTGGTGAATACGACGAATCACCTGATGAGATGCTTGAAGAAATTCAAGGTTGGGTAGACGCCGGTTTCTTAAACATTATTGGCGGTTGTTGTGGTACGGCGCCAAGTCATATCGAAACGTTTGCAACCGCTTTTGCAGACGCCATACCGCGTGTTATTCCCACTATTGAAAAAGCCTGTCGACTGTCTGGTTTAGAACCTTTTAACATCGATGGCAGTAATTTGTTTGTAAACGTTGGTGAACGAACCAATGTGACTGGTTCTGCCATGTTTAAACGTCTTATTAAAGAGGGCGATTTTGACACGGCATTGAGCGTAGCTCGTCAGCAAGTTGAAAACGGCGCACAGATTATCGACATCAACATGGATGAAGGCATGTTGGACTCTCAGGCGGCCATGGAGCGCTTCCTAAAGCTGATCGCGTCGGAGCCTGATATCTCTCGCGTACCAATTATGTTGGACTCATCAAAGTGGGAAATTCTGGAAGCGGGATTGAAGTGGGTTCAGGGTAAAGGCGTTGTGAACTCCATCAGCATGAAGGAAGGCGAAGAAAACTTTAAAGAACAAGCTCGTAAGCTAATGAAATACGGTGCAGCAGTTATCGTCATGGCGTTTGATAGTGACGGTCAGGCAGATACTCGTGCGCGTAAAATAGAAATTTGTCGTCGCTCATACCATATTCTGGTAGACGAAGTTGGTTTTCCACCAGAAGACATTATTTTCGACCCAAATATTTTTGCGATTGCCACAGGCATTGAAGAGCACAATCGCTATGCATTAGATTTTATCGAGGCTACCGGCGACATTACTCGGGAATTGCCTTACGCCAAAGTGTCTGGTGGCGTGTCGAATGTGTCTTTTTCATTCCGTGGAAACAATCCTGTACGTGAAGCCATTCACACCGTGTTTCTCTATCATGCCATCCAGCAAGGCATGACAATGGGGATTGTGAATGCAGGGCAATTGGCCTTGTATGAAGACATTCCAATTAAACTTAGAAATGCCGTTGAAGATGCCGTGCTTAACCGCACGCCAGATGCAACGGACAACTTGCTTGCTATGGCGGGTGAGTTCGCAGGAACAGGTGAAGTAGCCGAAAAAGAAACACAAGAATGGCGTAGCTTGCCGGTCTCAGAGCGCTTAAGTCATGCACTTGTTAAAGGTATTACCGACTTTATTGATGAAGATACAGAAGAGGCCCGTTTAGCCTTTGATCGACCATTGGAGGTTATCGAAGGGCCTTTAATGGATGGTATGAGTATTGTTGGTGATTTGTTTGGCGCAGGTAAAATGTTCTTACCTCAAGTCGTAAAATCTGCTCGGGTAATGAAAAAAGCAGTGGCGTTTTTGATGCCGTATATCGAAGAAGAAAAAGCACGCAACATGGACACAGGATCATCAAGCAATGGCAAAATAGTCATGGCAACGGTGAAAGGCGATGTTCACGACATTGGTAAAAATATTGTTGGGGTTGTGTTGCAGTGTAACAACTTTGAAGTCATCGATTTGGGCGTTATGGTGCCAGCTGAGAAAATTTTGCGTACAGCAAAAGAAGTAGGCGCTGACATGATCGGGTTGTCTGGTCTGATTACGCCGTCTCTTGATGAGATGGTTCATGTAGCCAAAGAAATGGAGCGTCAAGGTTTTGAATTACCCGTTATGATAGGCGGTGCAACCACGTCGAAAGCACATACCGCTGTCAAAATTGAACAAAATTACAAACGTAATCAAGTCGTTCATGTGACCAATGCATCGCGTAGTGTTGGTGTAGCAAGTGCGTTACTAAGCAAAGACAAGGAGCGTCGTCAAAAATTCGTAGACGAGATAAAAGCAGATTATGAAAAAACGCGTATCCGTTATAAAGATCGAGTCAAGGCTGGCCGTCGCGTTTCTTTAAGTAAGGCGCGTTTAAACAAAGCACCCATCGAGTTTTCTGGGGCTATTGTGACACCGAAAAAAGTGGGCTTGACTGTGCTCACTGAAAAAGATATCGATTTCGAGGTTGTCAAAAAATACATTGATTGGACGCCGTTTTTCCAAACATGGGAATTGGCCGGAGCTTATCCTCGCATTCTTACGGACGCAGTTGTTGGGGTTGAAGCGACCCGTGTTTTTGCCGATGCCCTGGAAATGCTTGATGAAGTGATTGCAACGAAATGTTTGCAAGCTCGAGCGGTTGTGGGTGTGTTTCCTGCAAACCAAGTGAACGACGATGACATCGAACTTTATGCGGATGAATCTCGCACCGAAGTTATTGAAAAATTATCATTTCTACGCATCCAAAATGAACTTACGGCGCCAGGAAAATACAATCATAGCTTGTCTGACTTCGTTGCGCCAAAAGACAGTGGTGTTGCGGATTATATGGGTGCATTTGCGTGTGCTGCTGGCTTTGGCATTGATCCCCTTGTGGCTAAATATGAAGCGGATTATGACGATTATAACTCCATCATGATTAAAGCTGTGGCAGATCGTTTGGCTGAAGCAACTGCAGAATATTTACATGAGAAAGTTCGTAAAGAAATTTGGGGTTACGCTGCGGCAGAAGACCTGACTAATGAGCAGTTAATTAAAGAAAAATACCAAGGGATTCGTCCAGCTCCTGGCTATCCTGCTTGTCCGGATCACACTGAAAAAGCAAAACTGTGGACACTTTTAGATGTTAAAAACAACATCGATATGGACATTACTGAAAGCTTTGCCATGTTACCCACCGCAGCCGTTAGTGGCTGGTACTTTGCTCATCCTGATGCAACGTATTTTGGTGTCGGCAAAATTGGTCCTGATCAAGTAGACAGTTATGCTGAGCGTAAAGGAATGAGTAAAGACGATGCAGAGCGCTGGTTGGCACCAAATCTTGGTTACGATCCAGAAGACGACCGAGTCTGA
- a CDS encoding RidA family protein: MATIERMEVGQRMSRIVKHNETIYLCGQVGADANAGIVEQTQTMLDKVDSLLDQAASDKANILSATIYIRDMKDFAAMNAVWDAWIPEGCAPARACIEAKMARPELLVEISVVAAPK, from the coding sequence ATGGCTACCATTGAACGCATGGAAGTAGGGCAGCGTATGAGTCGTATCGTTAAACATAACGAAACGATTTACCTTTGTGGTCAAGTTGGTGCAGATGCCAATGCTGGCATTGTAGAACAAACTCAAACAATGCTGGATAAAGTAGACTCTTTGTTAGATCAAGCAGCATCAGATAAAGCCAATATTCTATCTGCAACTATCTACATTCGTGACATGAAAGATTTTGCGGCTATGAATGCTGTTTGGGATGCTTGGATCCCTGAAGGTTGTGCACCAGCTCGAGCTTGTATTGAAGCGAAAATGGCAAGACCAGAGTTATTAGTCGAAATTTCGGTTGTTGCAGCGCCGAAGTAA
- a CDS encoding MOSC domain-containing protein, which translates to MSYSLSELVIYPIKSIKGISLETSQVDKAGLWGDRRYMLVNSDGECMTARTHPILILVVAEAAESGVWQLSHSGMSSNLTLDPATFSDKYEDVVVWENTVNGQRVLEEADTWFSKIVGETVKLIYFGDKSERYTNRRPEVPVAFADGYPFLLTTQASLLELNRTCPEYIEMAQFRPNLVINGNKPFEEDSWKRIKIGEVEFESVKPCIRCIFTTLNPTTAERLPKGEPLKTLGKFRLLDNKGITFGINMVALNTGRIHLDDKVEVLEYQEPDGYIDRRKK; encoded by the coding sequence ATGTCGTACTCCCTTAGTGAACTCGTGATATACCCTATAAAATCTATTAAAGGTATTTCATTAGAGACTAGCCAAGTTGACAAAGCAGGTCTATGGGGTGATCGCCGGTATATGTTAGTAAACTCTGACGGTGAATGTATGACGGCTCGAACACACCCTATATTAATACTGGTTGTGGCTGAAGCCGCTGAAAGTGGTGTATGGCAACTCTCTCACTCAGGTATGTCAAGTAACCTTACTTTGGATCCTGCTACATTCTCAGACAAATATGAAGACGTTGTTGTTTGGGAAAATACGGTAAACGGACAGCGTGTTTTGGAAGAGGCGGATACTTGGTTTAGTAAAATAGTGGGAGAAACCGTTAAATTAATCTATTTTGGTGATAAGTCAGAACGCTATACTAACCGTAGACCAGAGGTGCCTGTTGCCTTTGCTGATGGCTACCCATTCTTGCTAACCACACAAGCGTCTTTACTCGAGCTAAATCGAACCTGCCCTGAGTATATTGAAATGGCACAGTTTCGCCCTAACCTTGTTATTAATGGAAATAAGCCATTCGAAGAAGACAGTTGGAAACGGATCAAAATTGGTGAGGTAGAATTCGAGAGCGTAAAGCCTTGTATTCGCTGCATCTTTACGACATTAAACCCAACGACAGCTGAGCGCCTTCCAAAAGGTGAACCATTAAAAACCTTAGGTAAATTTCGCCTTCTAGACAATAAAGGCATTACTTTTGGCATTAATATGGTTGCGTTGAATACCGGAAGAATACACCTTGATGACAAGGTTGAGGTACTTGAATACCAAGAACCTGATGGCTATATCGATAGACGCAAAAAATAA
- the cobO gene encoding cob(I)yrinic acid a,c-diamide adenosyltransferase — MAKTIKDPDQHKQRMQAIKSHVDKRIAKAQEDKGTFVLLTGNGKGKSSSALGMVARALGHGMKVGVVQFLKGEWNTGEIDFFKQQENVQWEIMPAGFTWETQNRESDIISSMQAWKKAEIMLADPSIDLVVLDELTYLLHYEYLNEDDVLKALMQRPDYQHLVVTGRGASDPLIELADTVSEIKEIKHAFKRGIKAQKGLEF; from the coding sequence ATGGCAAAAACCATTAAAGACCCAGATCAGCATAAACAACGTATGCAAGCTATCAAGTCGCATGTCGATAAACGCATTGCAAAAGCACAAGAAGATAAAGGTACATTTGTGCTTCTGACGGGAAATGGCAAAGGGAAATCGAGTTCCGCATTGGGTATGGTGGCACGAGCTTTGGGTCATGGTATGAAGGTCGGCGTAGTGCAATTCTTAAAAGGTGAATGGAATACGGGGGAGATCGATTTTTTCAAACAACAAGAAAATGTCCAGTGGGAAATTATGCCGGCTGGTTTTACTTGGGAAACACAGAATCGTGAATCAGATATTATTTCTTCAATGCAGGCATGGAAAAAAGCAGAGATTATGCTGGCAGACCCAAGCATTGATCTAGTTGTTCTTGATGAATTAACCTATTTGCTACATTACGAGTATTTGAATGAAGATGATGTGCTTAAGGCTTTAATGCAACGTCCTGATTATCAACATCTTGTTGTGACGGGTCGAGGGGCATCTGATCCACTGATTGAATTGGCAGATACAGTGAGTGAAATCAAAGAAATTAAGCATGCTTTTAAACGCGGTATTAAGGCTCAGAAAGGGTTAGAGTTCTAA
- a CDS encoding ABC-F family ATPase — translation MLTTANITMQFGAKPLFENVSVKFGEGKRYGLIGANGCGKSTFMKILGGDLEPSSGNVSKDPNERLGKLKQDQFAYEEYSVIDTVIMGHTELWAIRAEKDAIYANPEMTEADGLRAGDLEAEFAEMDGYTADARAGELLLGVGIATEQHYGLMSEVAPGLKLRVLLAQALFSDPEILLLDEPTNNLDINTIRWLEGVLVDRNCTMIIISHDRHFLNSVCTNMADLDYGELRLFSGNYDEYMTASTQARERLLSDNAKKKAQINELKSFVSRFSANASKSKQATSRAKQIDKIQLEDVKPSSRQNPFIRFEQEKKLHRMAVQIENVAKSYDEQLFSGLNMMVEVGERIAVIGPNGIGKTTLLKCLVGDTELTKGTVKWSENANIGYYAQDHHLDFENDVDLIEWMAQWGQEGDDEQIIRGTLGRLLFSQNDIKKSVKVLSGGEQGRMLFGKMMLQKPNVLVMDEPTNHMDMESIESLNLALDNYPGTLIFVSHDREFVSSLATRIVEVTSEGIVDFHGTYDEYLAKQES, via the coding sequence TTGTTAACGACGGCCAACATCACCATGCAATTTGGTGCAAAACCTCTTTTTGAAAATGTCTCTGTTAAGTTTGGAGAAGGCAAGCGCTATGGTCTTATTGGCGCAAATGGGTGTGGTAAATCTACCTTTATGAAAATCCTCGGTGGCGACTTAGAGCCAAGCTCAGGGAATGTTTCTAAAGATCCAAACGAGCGCCTAGGTAAATTGAAACAGGACCAATTCGCTTACGAAGAGTATTCCGTTATTGATACAGTAATCATGGGGCATACTGAACTTTGGGCGATTAGAGCTGAAAAAGATGCAATTTATGCCAATCCAGAAATGACCGAAGCTGACGGTCTGCGCGCTGGTGATCTGGAAGCAGAGTTTGCAGAAATGGATGGCTACACAGCTGACGCTCGTGCAGGCGAACTTCTGCTCGGTGTCGGAATTGCAACAGAACAACATTACGGATTAATGAGCGAAGTAGCTCCAGGTTTGAAATTACGAGTATTGCTTGCACAGGCGCTGTTTTCAGACCCAGAAATATTACTTCTCGATGAGCCTACCAACAACTTGGATATCAATACCATTCGTTGGTTAGAAGGCGTATTAGTCGACCGTAATTGCACTATGATCATCATTTCCCATGACCGTCACTTTCTAAATTCGGTGTGTACTAACATGGCGGATTTGGATTACGGTGAATTACGTTTATTCTCTGGTAATTATGATGAGTACATGACCGCGTCAACTCAAGCTCGTGAGCGCTTATTGTCTGATAACGCTAAGAAAAAAGCACAAATTAATGAACTTAAATCGTTTGTAAGCCGATTTTCTGCTAACGCATCAAAATCTAAACAAGCCACATCTCGTGCCAAGCAAATTGATAAAATCCAGCTTGAAGATGTAAAACCGTCTAGCCGTCAAAATCCATTCATTCGCTTCGAGCAAGAGAAAAAATTGCACCGCATGGCGGTTCAAATTGAGAATGTTGCAAAATCCTATGATGAGCAGTTATTTAGCGGCTTAAATATGATGGTGGAAGTAGGCGAGCGTATTGCGGTTATCGGTCCAAACGGTATTGGTAAAACCACACTGCTTAAATGTTTAGTAGGGGATACTGAGTTAACCAAAGGTACTGTTAAGTGGTCTGAAAATGCCAACATAGGCTACTATGCCCAAGACCATCACCTTGATTTTGAAAACGATGTTGATCTGATCGAATGGATGGCACAATGGGGTCAAGAGGGCGACGACGAACAAATTATTCGTGGCACCTTGGGTCGTTTACTGTTCTCTCAAAATGATATCAAAAAATCGGTTAAAGTACTGTCTGGTGGTGAGCAAGGTCGTATGTTGTTTGGCAAGATGATGCTTCAAAAACCAAACGTTTTGGTGATGGATGAGCCAACAAACCACATGGACATGGAATCGATTGAGTCTTTGAATTTAGCGCTTGATAACTATCCGGGTACATTGATTTTCGTCAGCCATGACCGTGAGTTTGTTTCTTCTTTGGCGACTCGTATTGTTGAAGTAACAAGTGAAGGCATTGTTGATTTCCACGGAACATACGACGAATATCTGGCTAAGCAAGAATCTTAA